The Penaeus vannamei isolate JL-2024 chromosome 4, ASM4276789v1, whole genome shotgun sequence genome segment ctgATAATGGTGGGGAGATGTAATTTTATTGataatggtgagtggtggtgatggtggagagatgtaaatggtgataatggtggtgatggtggggggaagtatagtgatagtgatgatggtggtgtagtgatgttgatggtagtggtgaatgtgatgatgatagagaaatgtgatgttggtgataatggtggtgacagtgatagtgacagcgtagtgatggtgttggtggtgatggtgttggtggtgatataATGttcgtgataatgatggtgatatagtGATGGTGGTAATGTAGTGATGGTGACAATTGTGGGGACGGTGATGATGCTTTGGGAAATGTAATGTTGgctataatggtggtgatgatggtggagagatgtgatgatggtgataatggtggtgatagtggtgctgataatggtggtgagatgtaattttattgataatggtggtggtggtgatggtggagagatgtaatggtgataatggtggtgatggtggggagaaGTAGtgttagtgatagtgatggtggtggtgtagtgATGTTGATGGTAGTGGTGAATGTGAGGATGTGgtgttggtgataatggtggtgacagtgatagtgacagcgtagtgatggtgttggtggtgatataATGttcgtgataatgatggtgatatagtGATGGTGGTAATGTAGTGATGGTGACAAttgtggtgacggtgatgatggttaGGGAAATGTAATGTTGgctataatggtggtgatgatggtggagagatgtaatgatggtgataatggtggtgataatggtggtgatagtgatggtggtagtgtGATGATGGTAGATAATGGTGGCGACAGTGATagtgtagtgatggtgatgatcgtaataatagtGACGGTGGGGAAAGTATGATAATGGCGgtggtgtgatgatggtgatggaaaactttagaaataatgattttgataatgaagataagcattatataaaaatcattatatatcTCTAACTATCGATACCTTATGCATTACAggttatttttttccatcaatTTGGTCAACCTTTCGAAAAGTAAGGATGGTAGGTGTAAGTAGATATAAGTAAAGTagatgtaagtaaatgtaagtagatgtaagtaaatgtaagtagaTGTAAGTAAAGTAAATGTAAGTAGATGTAAGTAAAGTAAATGTAAGAAGATGTAAGTAAAGTAAATGCAAGTAGATGTAACTAGATGTAAGTAGATGTAAGCAAATGTAAGAAAATGTAAGTagatgtaagtaaatgtaagtaaatgtaagtaaatgtaagcaAATGTAAGTAGATGTAAGcaaatgtaagtaaatgtaagcggatgtaagtaaatgtaagtaaatgtaagtaaatgtaagtaaagTAAATGTAAGTAGATATAAGTAAAGTAAATGTAAGTAAAGTAAATGTAAGTAGATATAAGTAAAGTAAATGTAAGTAGATGTAAGTAAAGTAAATGTAAGTAGATATAAGTAAAGTAAATGTAAGTAGATGTAAGTAAAGTAAATGTAAGTAGATGTAAGTAAAGTAAATGTAAGTAGATGTAAGTGGATGTAAGTTTACAAGGTTACACACAACAAGGGGAAAGACTGAACAAAAATCTCGTTCTTTTTTTGTTAACCGGAAACCCGTAATTGGCAGAGAATGTGCATCGATTTTGTGtagtttatcttctttttctttctcttcttcttctttatctttttcttctccttcgtcttattcttattttcttttattttcttattcctctttttcttcttcttctttttcgttttattcttattctttcttattttcttattcctctttttctttcttcttcttcttcgtctcatacttctttttatctatcattcttcttcgttcttcttttcttattatcactcattgtcttattcttctttttattcttcttattctttcgtatccatctcctttctttcttctttttttcttaatttctacctttttcattttctctttcctcatcctcttctttctcaattttttcttcttcattgttgttcttcttcctcccattcttcgtcttctccatctttctcttatttgccttcctccacttctatattcgtatatattttgcatataatttcttgttattcttattcttattcctactcctctcctccttcttctcttcattcttcttctcttcattcttcttcttcttcttcttcttctcattctttttcttcttcttcgtcttcttttttcctattttacttctcattcttattcttattcttactcttactcttctttttcttcttcttcttcctcttcctcttctttttcttcttcttctcattcttcttttttacccattcttttcattctcattattcatcatcttccttcttcttctccttctttttcttcatcttttcattcttcttcttcttcttcttattcttattcttcttctttctcttctccttctccttcttccttttcttcttcttcttcttctacttctcctcctcctcctcctcttcctcctcctcctcctcatcatcatcatcatcatcatcctcttcctcatcctcttcttctcatcctcttcttcccattcttcttcctctaatcatcatcactattatcattattattaccattactactactattatcattatccttatcatcattatcaccataactcCATTCATTCGATGACGTCACAGCCGGATCCATATAAGGAGAGTGAAGACTTAACGGAAGGAATTTCCAGGAAGCAAGAAGGTGCTGTCCACGTCACGgtccaagagagggagagggagagagagagggagagggagagggagagagagggagagagggagggaaggaggaaggaaaggagagggagagggagggagggaaggagggagggagggagggagggagggagagggatggatggatggaaggagggaggcagggaggcagggaacgagggaggaaaggagagggagagggagagggagggagagggagagggagaggtaaaggtagggatggagggagagagagggagagggagggagggagggagggaaggagagggagggaggaaagaagggaaggagagggagggagagagggagggagagagggagggagagggagagggggagggagagggagagggagagggagagggatggagggagggagggagagagagagggatggagggagggagggagggaatgagggagggagggagggaggaaaggagagggatggatggagggagggagggagggagggagggagggagggaagaagggaaggagggagggagaaggagggagggatggagggaggaaggaaagaagaaggagagggatggatggagggagggagggagagggagagggagagggagagggagagggagaggtggatggatggagggagagggagggagggagggaagatgcagagagggtgggagggaaggagggaggaaaggagagggagggaggaggaggagagagagagaaggatagggtgagggagggaagaagggaaggagagagagagagagaaggagagaaggatagagtgagtgagggaagaagggaaggagagagagggaggaggagggagagaggtagagtgaaagagagagagagagagagagaaagacagcagacggacagacaaacagacagagagacaaacaaacagacatatagacagacaaataaacagacaagagagacaaagacaaaaccaaagacagagacaaaaacagagatcgagagagagcgaaCCGTCTGGGAAGTCCAGAGGGTTTCCCAGACAACCACACTCTGTTATGAGCaagaacaccctcctccccccacccacccccacccctcccccacccccccaacccccccaaaaggaGAACACGATGCGCATGAGCGACCGAGGGACCGACGACAGAGGAAAAACGAACGAAAACTTCTGAAACGAGAGGAGTtgtccagagaaaaaaaaaaacttcctttaGAGTGAACAAaagtagaaggagggggtggagggggagggagtggaagggggggggatgaacatgggatggggaggaagggggggaatgaacatgggatggggaggaagggggggaatgaacatgggatggggaggaaaggggggagaggagggggatggggggatgaacATAGGATGAACAAGCTTGGCAGGAACACGTGTTCACGGTCGCCTAATTTGAATGAAGATGAATGGTTAAGATGGACAATACaacccgatttctctctctctctctctctctctctttctctctctctctctctctctctctctctctctctctctctctctctctctctctctctctctctctaatgtagtTATTCTTTTATTCCAATTTTCAAACACCTGGACATTTTTCGTAaaccagttttttttctttctttctttttcttgcaatttccatgcactatttttttctccttcctcctttgttttgttaactgagagagagagagagaaagagacagagagagagagaaggagagagagagaaggagagagagagagagagagagagagagagagagagagagagagagagagagagagagagagagatagagagagagagagatagagagatagagagagagagagatagagagagacagagagagagggaggagaggagaagagaggagagaaaagaagagaagagaagagaagagaggagaatgagtgagagagagagagagaaagatacaaacacagaacacatattcatttgttttcgttCTTATCATAATTCCTCACTATcctcaaaacaaagaaacaattaaaaaaagatagtcaactccttaacccccccccaaaaaaaaaaaaaaaaaaaatccagtgacAATCAAATTTTCCCAAAACATCCAAGTCACCTGTCATGGAAATGTCATGTCACCGATGAAGAAGATTCCCCCAAATGACAGTCTTTATCTTTCAAAATTCTCTATGAATCTTTACGGAAATACGAAGAAGAATTATTCGAGTAccattaaaagataataataaatgaataataataatgacggtgataataacaccaataatgatgatgacgataataatcttaatagtgatggtaatgataataaatatagtgatgataataataataatagtgacgaaaataatgataataatagtgaaataactacaaaaactatgataatggcaataataacaatgataatgataataacaatataacaataataataagagtgataatagtgataataacagaagaaataacaataataacaatgataataattatgattataataccgataaaaataacaataataataaagaaatgataaagaaataataataataaaagggaaaaaataaaatgtatttatCCCAACCACCCCGAGCAAACCAGCTTGGCAAGCGGGCGAGCGAGAAAACGAGTTTGCACACAGTAAAGCAAGCCAAGTTGACAAGCGGATGTCGGTAGAGCAAGCCACAAGCAAACAAGCTATGCCAcacgttagaaaaaaaaaatcaaccacacAGTCATTTCGAGCAAGCAAACCCACGTAACCACACAACCCTTCACAACCAGACAGCTACACGCCCAAACAACCACACAGCCCTTCATAACCAcgcaaccacacaaccacacaacactTCGCAACCACACAACCAACTTCACAACCACACAACCCTTCGCAACCACACAACCCTTCACAACCACCTAACCTCACAACCACACAACCCTTCGCAACTCTTCGCTACCACCCAACCTCACAACCAACCTCACAACCACACAACCCTTCGCAACCCCGcaaccaaccacacaaacacccaacttCACAACCACGCAACCACAcctcacaaccacacaaccagaCAACCAACTACCCACCCTCACAACCCTTCGCAACCACCCAACCTCACAACCAGACAACCAACCACGCAACCACACAACCCTTCGCAACCACACAACCTCACAACCACACAACCCTTCACAACCTCACAACCCTTCGCAACCACCCAACCTCACAATCACACAACCCCGCAACcagacaaccacacaaacacccaacttCACAACCACGCAACCACACAACCCTTCACAACCTCACAACCCTTCGCAACCACCCAACCTCACAACCAGACAACCAACCACACAACCTCACAACCCTTCGCAACCACTCGACCTCACAACCCTTCGCAACCCCGCAACcagacaaccacacaaacacccaacctCACAACCACACAACCCTTCACAACCTCACAACTCTTCACAACCTCACAACCCTTCGCAACCACCCAacctcacacaatcacacaaccaGACAACCAACCACCCACCCTCACAACCCTTCGCAACCACCCAACCTCACACAACCAGACAACCAACCACCCACCCTCACAACCCTTCGCAACCACCCAACCTCACAACCAGACAACCAACCACCCAACCTCACAACCCTTCGCAACCACCCAACCTCACACAACCAGACAACCAACCACCCAACCTCACAACCCTTCACAACCACACCTCACAACCAGACAACCAACCACCCAACCTCACAACCCTTCGCAACCACCCAacctcacacaaccacacaaccaaccACCCAACCTCACAACCTCACAACCCTTCGCaaccacaatcacacaatcacgcAAGGAACCCCGGGACAGCACATAAAATCTTGCTCAATCTGCCGTCAGCAACCACCGTGACGGACCTTGAACCTGGCACCTGAGGGACGCCGCGCCTATATAAGGCTCGAACGGCATCGTCGCAGCTCACTCATCTCCCAGACACGGTAGGTGGAGGGTCGGGCGGAGGGAACGTCTCGTGGGgcggagaggggcgggaggaggggcttgtgggtgggtttgtgggcgGGAGGAAGGGCTTGTGGGCGGTTCCCATGTAAACATGGGAATCTACTGAGATCTACCATTTGTATAAACTTCAAATTCTATAGTAATCATACATGGGAATTTACAATAATCTACTACTAGTTTATACATGGGAATCTACTGTGATCTACCAATAGTGTAAACATTCACATGGGAATCTACTCTACCACTATACATGGAAATCTGTTGTAATCTACCAACAACACAAACATGAAAGACTTCCCGTAATCTACCAGTAGTGTAAACGTGATAATCTACGGTGATCTACCAGCAGTATTAAAAAGGGAGAATCCGCTGCAATCTACAAGGAGTGTATCCATGGAGATCTACTGGGAGATTCAAcgaaaaagattgaaaaaaaacgtttagaaagaacatgaaaaaaacgTTTGGAAAGCTGAAGTGTTTATGCTTCCCCGTCGCATGAGGAACGTTTAAAAGGCTAACCGAGCGTGCTTCCCTTTGCAGATGAAGCCCGTGCTTGTGCTCCTGGCGGTGGCGGCGACGGCGAGGGCCCAGTACGGCGGGTCCGTGGGCGCTGCCAGCTTCAGCTCTGCTTCTGCGGGCGGCTTCGGAAGCTCTGTGGGCGCCTTGGGAGTCTCCAACGGCTTCGGCAGCTCCGCGGGCGTGGGCTTCGGAAGGCCCGTGGGCGTGGGCGCCTTCGGGAGCTCCTCCGGCTTGGGCgggtcggcggcggcggcctcgTACGGGTCGGGCGGCTTCGGGTCGGGCAGCTTCGGGTCGGGCGGCCCCATCATCTTCCCGACCGCCGGACGCCCGCCGGTCAACCTGCCCGTCAGACCTGGAGGAAGACCCGGAGGCCGACCCGGGCTGGGACCCGTCGGGAGACCCGCTGGGCCCTTCCCCGTCAGGCCCGCGCCCGCCCTCGCGTCGCAGTACCCGATCTGCTCTCCGGGCGTGGTGAGTGGGCTCAGTCTGTTGTGTTCAGGGGACGCCTTCGGGCTCTAGGGCGTGACCAGGGTATTGCGTGCGGTTACGTTATATTTTTATGAAGACATCGTGTGtgcgtcattatatatatatatatatatatatatatatatatatatatatatatatatatatatatatatatatatatatatatatatatatatatatatatatatatatatatatatatatatatatatatatatatatatatatatatatataagatgacatAGGAATGTATACCAAGTCCCTTccaccactcccaccctctcactcaccacctccccctccccccccccaggtggACCACCAGGCCCTCGGCAGCCGCTACCACTTCTCCTGGTGCCACGACGGCTTCAAGAACTACACGCAGGGCGATGCCATCCTCTACTGCACCAGCCTCGGACCCGGATGGGACGGCGTCAGCATTGAGACGCCGCAGGAGGATCAGCTTCTGTCGCAGATCGTCGGAGGccgtgagttttttttcttctttttcttcttcttattcttattcttcttcttcttcttttaatatccttattttctttcttcttcttcttcttcttcttcttttaatatccttaccattttctacattaaatttcttcttcctttaatatccttaccattttctacattaaattcttcttcttttaatatccttaccattttctacattaaatttcttcttcctttaatatccttaccattttctacattaaattcttcttcttttaatatccttaccattttctacattaaattcttcttcttttaatatccttaccattttctacattaaattcttcttcttttaatatccttaccattttctacattaaattcttcttcctttaatatccttaccattttctacattaaattcctcttcctttaatatccttaccattttctacattaaattccttcttcttttaatatccttaccattttctacattaaattcttcttcttttaatatccttaccattttctacattaattccttcttcttttaatatccttaccattttctacattaaattcttcttcctttaatatccttaccattttctacattaaatttcttcttcttttaatatccttaccattttctacattaaattattattcctttaatatccttaccattttctacattaaatttcttcttcctttaatatccttaccattttctacattaaattcttcttcctttaatatccttaccattttctacattaaattattattcctttaatatccttaccattttctacattaaattcttcttcttttaatatccttacca includes the following:
- the LOC113815311 gene encoding sporozoite surface protein 2-like, translating into MVMMVGGCNVGDNGGDSDSVVMVMVVRRGNVGDNGGGGGGDSGADNGDNQLPTLTTLRNHPTSQPDNQPRNHTTLRNHTTSQPHNPSQPHNPSQPPNLTITQPRNQTTTQTPNFTTTQPHNPSQPHNPSQPPNLTTRQPTTQPHNPSQPLDLTTLRNPATRQPHKHPTSQPHNPSQPHNSSQPHNPSQPPNLTQSHNQTTNHPPSQPFATTQPHTTRQPTTHPHNPSQPPNLTTRQPTTQPHNPSQPPNLTQPDNQPPNLTTLHNHTSQPDNQPPNLTTLRNHPTSHNHTTNHPTSQPHNPSQPQSHNHARNPGTAHKILLNLPSATTVTDLEPGT
- the LOC113815309 gene encoding uncharacterized protein gives rise to the protein MKPVLVLLAVAATARAQYGGSVGAASFSSASAGGFGSSVGALGVSNGFGSSAGVGFGRPVGVGAFGSSSGLGGSAAAASYGSGGFGSGSFGSGGPIIFPTAGRPPVNLPVRPGGRPGGRPGLGPVGRPAGPFPVRPAPALASQYPICSPGVVDHQALGSRYHFSWCHDGFKNYTQGDAILYCTSLGPGWDGVSIETPQEDQLLSQIVGGHNLAWIWTAGTKDINGAFLWPSRTYGTVPLNYNNWSHTGFDGQRQPDNRENNDERCLAILNNFYNDGIKWHDIGCHHQKPIVCEQHL